A segment of the Candidatus Andeanibacterium colombiense genome:
CAGGGTCAGCTTCCACGGCGGGGTCAGGCGGACCGCATCGTCCTTGCCGCTGGCGCGGAAGTTGGTCAGTGCCTTCGACTTCATCGGATTGACTTCGAGATCGTCGGGCTTCGCGTTCTCGCCGATGATCATGCCTTCGTAGAGCTTCTCGCCCACGCCGACCATCAGGATGCCGCGCTCTTCCAGCGGGCCGAGCGCATAGGCATTCGCCTCGCCCGCGCCGTTGGAGATCAGCACGCCGTTCTTGCGGCCTTCGATCGTGCCCTTGTGCGGGCCGTATTTCTCGAACAGCCGGTTCATGATCCCGGTGCCGCGCGTGTCGGACAGGAATTCGCCGTGATAGCCGATCATCCCGCGGCTGGGCGCCGAGAAGGTGATGCGGGTCTTGCCGCCGCCCGAGGGGCGCATGTCGGTCATCTCGGCCTTGCGAATCGCCATCTTCTCGACGACCGTGCCCGAATATTCGTCGTCCACGTCGATCACGACGGTTTCATACGGCTCGGTGCGCTTGCCGGCTTCGTCCTCGCCATAGAGCACGCGCGGGCGGCTGATGCCGAGCTCGAAGCCTTCGCGGCGCATCGTCTCGATCAGCACGCCAAGCTGCAATTCGCCGCGGCCGGCGACATCGAAGCTGTCCTTGTCGGCGCTCTCGGTGATGCGGATCGCGACGTTGGATTCGGCCTCGCGCTCGAGCCGGTCGCGGATCAGGCGGCTGGTGACCTTGCTGCCTTCGCGCCCGGCCATCGGCGAATCGTTCACCGCGAAGCGCATCGACAGGGTCGGCGGATCGATCGGCTGGGCGTGCAGCGGCTCGCTCACCGAAGGATCGGCGATGGTGTTGGCGACGGTCGCGGTGGTCATGCCGGCGATCGAGATGATGTCGCCCGCGCGCGCTTCGTCCACCGGAACGCGCTCGAGCCCGCGGAACGCCATCAGCTTCGATGCGCGGCCGGTCTCGACGATCTTGCCGTCGGCATCGAGCGCGTGGATCGGTGAATTGGTCTTCACCGTGCCGCTCTGGACCTTGCCGGTCAGGATGCGGCCGAGGAAATTGTCGCGGTCGAGCAGGGTCACGAGGAACTTGAACGGGCCGTCGAAATCGGCCTGCGGCGGCGGCACATGCTCGACGATCTTGCTGAACAGCGGGGTCAGGTCGCCCGCGCGCGCGGCGATGTCCTCGCTCGCATAGCCGTTGCGGCCCGAGGCGTAGAGCACCGGGAAATCGAGCTGCTCGTCATTCGCATCGAGGCTGACGAACAGGTCGAACACCTCGTCGAGCACTTCGGAGGCGCGGCCGTCCGGGCGGTCGATCTTGTTGACCACCACGATCGGCTTGAGCCCGAGCGCGAGCGCCTTGCCGGTGACGAACTTGGTCTGCGGCATCGCGCCTTCCGAGCTGTCGACCAGCA
Coding sequences within it:
- the typA gene encoding translational GTPase TypA: MNLRNVAIIAHVDHGKTTLVDQLFRQSGTFRDNQRVEERAMDSNDLEKERGITILAKCTSVEWTSPETGETTHINIVDTPGHADFGGEVERILSMVDGVILLVDSSEGAMPQTKFVTGKALALGLKPIVVVNKIDRPDGRASEVLDEVFDLFVSLDANDEQLDFPVLYASGRNGYASEDIAARAGDLTPLFSKIVEHVPPPQADFDGPFKFLVTLLDRDNFLGRILTGKVQSGTVKTNSPIHALDADGKIVETGRASKLMAFRGLERVPVDEARAGDIISIAGMTTATVANTIADPSVSEPLHAQPIDPPTLSMRFAVNDSPMAGREGSKVTSRLIRDRLEREAESNVAIRITESADKDSFDVAGRGELQLGVLIETMRREGFELGISRPRVLYGEDEAGKRTEPYETVVIDVDDEYSGTVVEKMAIRKAEMTDMRPSGGGKTRITFSAPSRGMIGYHGEFLSDTRGTGIMNRLFEKYGPHKGTIEGRKNGVLISNGAGEANAYALGPLEERGILMVGVGEKLYEGMIIGENAKPDDLEVNPMKSKALTNFRASGKDDAVRLTPPWKLTLEQAIAYIDDDEMVEVTPQTIRLRKAILDPNERKKAKRQAA